The Candidatus Dechloromonas phosphoritropha genome includes a region encoding these proteins:
- a CDS encoding chromate transporter, translating into MTATAPESPSRPDLRALFLGFSAVGLSGFGGVLPFVRRMLVDQKRWLSAEEFNTQLGFCQFLPGPNVINLAVLVGKRYRGVPGAIVAPLGLLAGPLVIVLLLAVLYDHYGDLPRVQSMLRGIAAVGVGLLFATAWRMGMAIREKPFFLPFTVLTVAAIAWLRWPLPVVMVAGLLLAGGVAWWRLGRQ; encoded by the coding sequence TTGACCGCAACAGCACCCGAATCGCCAAGCCGCCCGGACCTCCGGGCGCTTTTTTTGGGCTTTTCGGCGGTCGGCCTCTCCGGTTTCGGTGGCGTGCTGCCCTTCGTCCGGCGCATGCTGGTCGATCAAAAGCGCTGGCTGAGCGCCGAGGAATTCAACACCCAGCTCGGTTTCTGCCAGTTCCTGCCCGGCCCCAATGTGATCAATCTGGCGGTGCTGGTTGGCAAGCGTTATCGCGGCGTGCCCGGCGCCATCGTCGCGCCGCTCGGCCTGCTGGCCGGGCCGCTGGTCATCGTGCTGCTGCTGGCGGTGCTTTACGATCATTATGGCGATCTGCCGCGCGTTCAGTCGATGCTGCGTGGCATCGCGGCGGTCGGCGTCGGCCTGCTTTTCGCGACGGCCTGGCGGATGGGCATGGCGATCCGTGAGAAGCCATTTTTCCTGCCTTTTACGGTGTTGACCGTGGCAGCCATCGCCTGGCTGCGCTGGCCGCTGCCGGTCGTCATGGTTGCCGGCCTGTTGCTTGCCGGCGGCGTCGCCTGGTGGCGTTTGGGGCGTCAATGA
- a CDS encoding chromate transporter, translating to MSLVAQLFSEFALLSFVAFGGATALLPEMHRVVVDNHHWLDDTTFTHLYAIAQAAPGPNVLVVTLIGWEVAGLAGALAATLAMTLPMSIVIYLLIDRWESFAGKRWQKAISLGVAPLAVGLIFSGATLIAQSAELGRAAWGLVALTVAINLRSGLHPLWLITAGAALGLLGVI from the coding sequence ATGAGCCTCGTCGCCCAACTGTTCAGCGAATTCGCGCTGCTTTCCTTCGTTGCCTTCGGCGGCGCGACGGCGCTGTTGCCGGAAATGCACCGCGTTGTCGTCGACAACCATCACTGGCTCGACGACACGACCTTCACCCATCTCTATGCCATCGCCCAGGCGGCGCCCGGGCCGAACGTGCTGGTTGTCACGCTGATCGGCTGGGAGGTGGCCGGCCTCGCCGGTGCGCTGGCGGCGACGCTGGCCATGACGCTGCCGATGAGCATCGTCATCTACCTTCTGATCGACCGCTGGGAAAGCTTCGCCGGCAAGCGCTGGCAGAAGGCGATCAGTCTCGGCGTCGCGCCGCTCGCGGTCGGCCTGATTTTCTCCGGCGCAACGCTGATCGCCCAATCGGCCGAACTGGGCCGGGCGGCATGGGGGCTGGTCGCGTTGACGGTAGCCATTAATCTGCGGAGCGGCCTGCATCCGCTATGGTTGATCACCGCCGGTGCCGCCTTGGGCTTACTCGGGGTCATCTGA
- a CDS encoding transposase translates to MRIEAHERDGLERLLRYCARPAFAPERLREIDTEHLVYESVKPGPGGSVSLMLTPIQLLDRLAPLIPPPRRHRHRYVGVLAPNSPLRAAVTVLAQPVADAGCHSHRPEYTRQDGRGDHRRG, encoded by the coding sequence GTGCGCATCGAGGCGCACGAGCGCGATGGTCTGGAGCGTCTGCTGCGGTATTGCGCCCGACCGGCCTTTGCACCGGAACGCTTGCGTGAAATCGACACCGAGCATCTGGTCTATGAAAGCGTGAAGCCCGGCCCGGGCGGCAGTGTCAGCCTGATGCTGACCCCGATACAACTGCTCGATCGTCTCGCACCGCTGATTCCGCCCCCGCGAAGGCATCGTCATCGCTACGTCGGTGTGCTGGCGCCGAACTCGCCGCTACGGGCCGCCGTCACTGTGTTGGCGCAGCCCGTAGCAGATGCCGGGTGTCACAGCCACCGACCCGAATACACCCGCCAAGACGGACGGGGCGACCACAGACGCGGCTGA
- a CDS encoding IS4 family transposase, translated as MHGANFLAAARREPRFFTRNRELPFTNLIAFLLTGIRGAVQAELDSFFALLAGRTRLCRAITASAFSKARSHLVANLFEPLNTELLRLVDEVVPQQPDWQGLRVLAADASKVRLTLLDLEGRRHIREAAIFGLFRPGIELFDSLILHSSLVGERQMLFERLDRLGAQDMLVLDRGYPGAWLVAALLHRGIPFCIRCDSSASFSAITQFMRSGEDEAQVTLPPPHRQDAIDYECPRLPSMVRLIRQVTPTGKVRVLMTSLLDTARYPATSFSALYHSRWRIEEAFKRIKHRLNLEHTSGLTWLAACQDVGAKMVCDNLNALATYLAAEERLPSDSPWRVNRTMAFNTVRRILPRVLAGVQQITTRVTKEIFSEIVKNLQKFIPDRARPRPNQRKPHLSFAYKPAV; from the coding sequence ATTCATGGCGCCAATTTCCTTGCCGCCGCCCGCCGCGAGCCTCGGTTTTTCACCCGAAACCGTGAATTGCCATTCACGAATCTGATCGCTTTCCTGCTCACCGGCATTCGCGGCGCAGTTCAGGCGGAGCTTGATTCCTTCTTTGCCCTGCTTGCCGGAAGAACCCGCCTTTGTCGGGCGATCACGGCCAGTGCCTTCTCAAAGGCGCGCAGCCATCTGGTCGCCAATCTCTTTGAGCCGCTCAATACAGAATTGCTGCGCCTGGTCGATGAGGTCGTTCCGCAGCAGCCGGACTGGCAAGGCTTGCGGGTCTTGGCGGCGGATGCATCGAAGGTACGTCTGACCTTGCTTGACCTGGAAGGGCGCCGCCATATTCGAGAAGCGGCCATCTTCGGTTTGTTTCGGCCAGGGATCGAATTGTTCGACTCGCTGATTTTGCACAGTTCGCTGGTCGGCGAACGTCAGATGTTGTTTGAGCGGCTTGACCGACTCGGTGCTCAGGACATGCTGGTGCTTGATCGCGGGTATCCGGGTGCCTGGTTGGTCGCGGCGCTGTTGCATCGAGGTATCCCCTTTTGCATACGCTGTGATTCGTCCGCTTCCTTTTCTGCCATCACCCAGTTCATGCGATCCGGAGAAGATGAGGCGCAGGTGACATTGCCGCCACCGCATCGTCAGGATGCCATTGATTACGAGTGTCCGCGTCTGCCTTCTATGGTTCGCCTGATTCGTCAGGTGACGCCGACTGGCAAGGTACGGGTCTTGATGACCTCCTTGCTTGATACCGCGCGGTATCCGGCCACAAGCTTCTCAGCCCTTTATCACAGCCGTTGGCGTATCGAGGAGGCGTTCAAGCGCATCAAACACCGGCTCAATCTGGAGCACACGTCCGGCCTGACTTGGCTGGCCGCCTGCCAGGATGTTGGGGCCAAGATGGTGTGTGACAATCTCAATGCCCTGGCCACCTACCTGGCTGCGGAAGAGCGGCTGCCCAGCGATTCGCCATGGCGAGTGAATCGGACGATGGCCTTCAATACCGTACGTCGTATCTTGCCCCGAGTCTTGGCGGGTGTGCAGCAAATCACCACCCGAGTTACCAAGGAAATCTTCTCGGAAATCGTCAAAAACCTTCAGAAATTTATCCCTGATCGTGCTCGACCTCGGCCAAACCAGCGAAAGCCTCACCTGTCCTTTGCTTACAAACCCGCCGTATGA
- a CDS encoding site-specific integrase yields the protein MTITTQSISPLRQRMIDDMRIRKLCDKTQTHYIRAVRQFAGFLGRSPDTATIEDLRRYQLHLVDHGISPVSLNAAITGLKFFFDVTLDHVALMAKMQPVRVPRTLPVILSREGVSRLIVAAGNLKHQSALSIAYGAGLRASEVISLKVGDIDSQRMTLRVEQGQGQQDRYVMLSPVLLERLRVWWRVARAQGKMLDGGWLFPDLNPIDSLSTRQLNRAIHAAAMAARIDKRISMHTLRHSFATHLLEQKVDIRVIQVLLEHKKLDTTALYTQVATDILREVVSPLENLNPV from the coding sequence ATGACCATCACGACCCAAAGCATCAGCCCGTTGCGTCAACGCATGATCGACGACATGCGGATACGCAAGCTATGCGACAAGACCCAGACTCACTATATTCGCGCCGTTCGGCAATTCGCCGGTTTCCTGGGTCGCTCGCCGGACACCGCGACCATCGAAGACCTGCGACGCTACCAGTTGCACCTCGTTGATCACGGCATATCGCCCGTTTCGCTCAATGCCGCAATCACCGGGCTGAAATTCTTCTTTGACGTGACGCTCGACCATGTGGCGTTGATGGCCAAAATGCAACCTGTGCGAGTCCCGCGCACGTTACCGGTGATCCTGAGCCGCGAAGGAGTGTCGCGCCTGATTGTTGCTGCCGGCAACCTGAAGCACCAGAGCGCGCTCTCCATTGCCTACGGGGCCGGATTGCGCGCCAGCGAGGTGATTTCCCTCAAGGTCGGTGACATCGACAGCCAGCGCATGACACTGCGGGTTGAACAAGGCCAAGGCCAACAAGATCGCTACGTCATGCTCTCACCCGTTCTGCTCGAACGCCTGCGGGTCTGGTGGCGCGTCGCCCGTGCGCAGGGCAAGATGCTTGATGGTGGTTGGCTATTTCCCGACCTGAACCCGATCGATTCGCTCAGCACCCGCCAACTCAACCGCGCCATCCATGCCGCGGCGATGGCCGCCCGGATCGACAAGCGCATCTCGATGCACACCCTGCGTCACAGTTTCGCCACCCACCTGCTGGAACAGAAAGTGGATATCCGCGTGATCCAGGTTCTGCTCGAGCATAAGAAACTCGACACCACCGCGCTGTACACCCAGGTCGCCACCGACATCCTGCGCGAAGTGGTCAGCCCGCTGGAGAATCTGAACCCCGTATAG
- a CDS encoding histidinol-phosphate transaminase, which produces MSRFWSRVVGTLTPYVPGEQPKLVNLIKLNTNENPYPPSPRVLAAIQAELGADAARLRLYPDPNADLLKAAIARTHGITARQVFVGNGSDEVLAHVFMALLKHERPILFPDITYSFYPVYCGLYGIDYATVPLAEDFSIDPADYCGRPNGGIIFPNPNAPTGRLLALDAIEQILKANPNSLVVVDEAYVDFGGISAISLVDRNDNLLVVHTLSKSRSLAGLRVGFAVGHPDLIAGLERVKNSFNSYPLDRLAIVGAVAALEDTAHFEQTRQAVIATREKLIGELAARGFDVLPSAANFIFARHPQRDAAQLAQALREQGIIVRHFKLPRIDQFLRITVGTVVECKALTEALRDILG; this is translated from the coding sequence ATGAGTCGCTTCTGGAGCAGGGTTGTCGGCACCCTCACCCCCTATGTGCCGGGCGAGCAGCCCAAGCTTGTCAATCTGATCAAGCTCAATACCAACGAGAACCCCTACCCGCCCTCGCCCAGGGTGCTGGCGGCGATTCAGGCCGAACTCGGCGCCGATGCCGCGCGCCTGCGCCTCTATCCCGACCCCAACGCCGATCTGCTCAAGGCCGCCATTGCCCGGACGCACGGCATCACGGCGCGACAGGTCTTCGTCGGCAACGGCTCGGACGAAGTGCTGGCCCACGTCTTCATGGCGCTACTCAAGCACGAGCGGCCGATCCTCTTCCCGGACATAACCTACAGCTTCTACCCGGTCTATTGTGGACTCTACGGCATCGACTACGCCACCGTGCCACTGGCCGAGGATTTCAGCATCGATCCGGCAGACTATTGTGGCCGACCGAACGGCGGCATCATCTTCCCCAACCCGAACGCACCGACCGGCCGCCTACTGGCGCTCGATGCCATCGAGCAAATCCTCAAGGCCAATCCCAATTCGCTCGTCGTCGTCGATGAAGCCTATGTCGATTTCGGCGGAATTTCGGCCATTTCGCTGGTCGACCGCAACGACAATCTGCTGGTCGTGCACACGCTGTCCAAATCACGTTCGCTGGCCGGCCTGCGCGTCGGCTTCGCGGTCGGCCATCCGGACCTGATCGCAGGCTTGGAGCGGGTCAAAAACAGCTTCAACTCCTACCCGCTCGACCGCCTGGCCATTGTCGGCGCCGTCGCCGCGCTGGAAGACACCGCACATTTCGAGCAAACCCGACAGGCGGTCATCGCCACCCGCGAAAAACTGATCGGAGAACTCGCGGCGCGCGGCTTCGACGTCCTGCCCTCCGCCGCCAATTTCATCTTCGCCCGCCACCCGCAACGCGATGCGGCGCAACTGGCGCAGGCGCTGCGCGAACAAGGCATTATCGTCCGCCACTTCAAGCTGCCGCGCATCGACCAGTTCCTGCGCATCACGGTCGGAACCGTAGTGGAATGCAAGGCGCTGACCGAGGCCCTGCGCGACATTCTCGGCTGA
- the hisB gene encoding imidazoleglycerol-phosphate dehydratase HisB, whose protein sequence is MRQAEIIRNTLETQVTVRVNLDGTGQGKFATGVPFLDHMLDQIARHGLIDIDVQAVGDLHIDAHHTVEDVGITIGQALARAWGDKKGLTRYGHSYVPLDEALSRVVIDLSGRPGLEFNVPFTRAMIGQFDVDLVNEFFQGLVNHAGITLHIDNLRGVNAHHQAETVFKAFGRALRMAATPDPRMAGAMPSTKGTL, encoded by the coding sequence ATGCGTCAAGCTGAAATCATCCGTAATACCCTGGAAACCCAGGTCACCGTGCGCGTCAATCTCGATGGTACTGGTCAGGGGAAATTTGCCACCGGCGTACCTTTTCTTGATCACATGCTCGACCAGATCGCACGTCATGGCCTGATCGACATCGATGTGCAGGCGGTTGGCGATCTCCATATCGATGCCCACCACACGGTCGAGGATGTCGGCATCACCATTGGCCAGGCGCTGGCCAGGGCCTGGGGCGACAAGAAGGGCCTGACCCGCTACGGCCACAGCTACGTGCCGCTGGACGAAGCACTGTCGCGCGTCGTCATCGATCTCTCGGGGCGGCCAGGGCTCGAATTCAACGTGCCGTTCACGCGGGCGATGATCGGCCAGTTCGACGTCGATCTGGTCAATGAATTCTTCCAGGGCCTGGTCAATCACGCCGGCATCACGCTGCACATCGACAACCTGCGCGGCGTCAATGCACACCACCAGGCGGAGACGGTGTTCAAGGCCTTCGGCCGCGCCCTGCGCATGGCGGCGACGCCCGATCCGCGCATGGCCGGTGCGATGCCGTCGACCAAGGGCACGCTGTGA
- the hisH gene encoding imidazole glycerol phosphate synthase subunit HisH produces the protein MGNLRSVSQALQHVSGGKKVVVTADPAIVEAAERVVFPGQGAMPDCMRELDARGLRPAVLAAARDKPFLGICIGLQMLFEHSAEGDIAGLGVFAGDVRRFPDEKMVDRNGQRLKVPHMGWNRVQQKAHALWDGIADGARFYFVHSYCVQPADPSVVTGTTEYGVPFTCAVGRDNIFAIQFHPEKSAQDGLQLLKNFVAWLP, from the coding sequence ATGGGCAACCTGCGTTCGGTGTCGCAGGCGCTTCAACATGTTTCCGGCGGCAAGAAGGTCGTCGTCACCGCCGATCCGGCGATTGTTGAGGCAGCCGAGCGCGTGGTCTTTCCCGGCCAGGGCGCGATGCCCGACTGCATGCGCGAACTCGACGCCCGTGGCCTGCGCCCGGCGGTTCTGGCCGCGGCGCGCGACAAGCCCTTCCTCGGCATCTGCATCGGCCTGCAGATGCTGTTTGAGCACAGCGCCGAGGGCGATATCGCCGGTCTCGGCGTCTTCGCCGGCGACGTCAGGCGTTTTCCCGATGAAAAGATGGTCGACCGCAACGGTCAGCGCCTGAAAGTGCCGCACATGGGCTGGAATCGCGTGCAGCAGAAGGCGCATGCGCTGTGGGATGGCATCGCCGACGGCGCCCGCTTCTATTTCGTCCATAGCTATTGCGTGCAGCCGGCCGATCCGTCGGTGGTGACGGGCACGACCGAGTACGGTGTCCCCTTTACCTGTGCGGTGGGGCGGGATAATATCTTCGCCATTCAGTTCCATCCCGAGAAAAGTGCTCAGGACGGCCTGCAACTGCTGAAAAACTTTGTTGCCTGGCTGCCGTAA
- the hisA gene encoding 1-(5-phosphoribosyl)-5-[(5-phosphoribosylamino)methylideneamino]imidazole-4-carboxamide isomerase: MLIIPAIDLKDGQCVRLKQGLMHQATVFSDSPAEMARHWIDQGARRLHLVDLNGAFAGKPKNEPAIKAILREVGDDIPVQLGGGIRDLDTIERCLDDGLTYVIIGTAAVKNPGFLHDACTAFPGHIVVGLDARDGRVATDGWSKLTGHDVVDLGRKYEDYGVEAIIYTDIGRDGMLSGINIDATLRLAQALTIPVIASGGLSSLDEIRQLCALEAEGIFATIAGRALYDGSLDFKAVQEAADAGSA, from the coding sequence ATGCTGATTATTCCCGCCATCGATCTCAAGGACGGCCAGTGCGTCCGTCTTAAGCAGGGCCTGATGCACCAGGCCACCGTCTTTTCCGACAGTCCGGCCGAAATGGCCCGGCACTGGATTGATCAGGGCGCGCGCCGCCTGCATCTGGTCGATCTCAACGGCGCCTTTGCCGGCAAGCCGAAAAACGAACCGGCGATCAAGGCGATCCTGCGCGAAGTCGGCGACGACATTCCGGTGCAGCTCGGCGGCGGCATTCGCGACCTCGATACCATCGAGCGCTGCCTCGACGATGGCCTGACTTACGTCATCATCGGCACCGCGGCGGTCAAGAATCCCGGTTTCCTGCACGATGCCTGTACGGCCTTTCCGGGTCACATTGTCGTCGGTCTCGATGCCCGGGACGGCAGGGTGGCGACCGACGGCTGGTCCAAGCTGACCGGCCACGATGTCGTCGATCTCGGCAGGAAGTACGAGGATTACGGCGTCGAGGCCATCATCTATACCGACATCGGTCGTGACGGCATGCTGTCGGGCATCAACATCGACGCCACCCTGCGTCTGGCCCAAGCGCTGACCATTCCGGTCATCGCTTCCGGCGGCCTGTCCTCGCTCGACGAGATCCGCCAGCTCTGTGCGCTCGAAGCCGAGGGGATCTTCGCGACCATCGCCGGGCGCGCCCTCTACGACGGTTCGCTGGACTTCAAGGCCGTGCAGGAAGCCGCCGATGCCGGCAGCGCCTGA
- the hisF gene encoding imidazole glycerol phosphate synthase subunit HisF: MLAKRIIPCLDVTAGRVVKGTNFVDLRDAGDPIEIARRYDEQGADEITFLDITASSDQRDIILHIVEACAAEVFIPLTVGGGVRKVEDVRRLLNAGADKVSMNTAAVNDPDLLFNASSKVGSQCIVVAIDAKQMAPGKWNVFTHGGRNDIGIDAVDWAKRVEMLGAGEILLTSMDRDGTKNGFDLALTRAVADAVKIPIIASGGVGNLQHLVDGVSEGRADAVLAASIFHFGEYTVRQAKEYMAARGIEVRL, encoded by the coding sequence ATGCTCGCCAAGCGCATCATTCCCTGTCTCGATGTCACCGCCGGCCGCGTCGTCAAGGGCACCAACTTCGTCGACCTGCGTGATGCCGGCGACCCGATCGAAATTGCCCGCCGCTACGACGAGCAGGGGGCAGACGAAATTACCTTCCTCGACATCACCGCGTCGTCCGATCAGCGCGACATCATCCTGCACATCGTCGAGGCCTGCGCGGCGGAGGTCTTCATTCCGCTGACCGTCGGCGGCGGCGTGCGCAAGGTTGAGGATGTCCGCCGTCTGTTGAATGCCGGTGCCGACAAGGTGTCGATGAACACTGCCGCGGTGAACGACCCCGATCTGCTCTTCAACGCGTCAAGCAAGGTCGGTTCCCAGTGCATCGTCGTCGCCATCGACGCCAAGCAGATGGCGCCCGGCAAGTGGAATGTGTTCACGCATGGCGGGCGCAACGATATCGGAATCGATGCGGTCGACTGGGCAAAACGGGTGGAAATGCTCGGCGCCGGGGAAATCCTGTTGACCAGCATGGACCGCGACGGGACCAAGAACGGTTTTGATCTGGCGCTGACCCGCGCCGTCGCCGATGCCGTCAAGATTCCGATCATCGCCTCCGGCGGTGTCGGCAACCTGCAGCACCTCGTCGATGGCGTCAGCGAGGGGCGCGCCGATGCCGTGCTCGCCGCGTCGATCTTCCATTTTGGCGAATACACGGTACGCCAGGCCAAGGAATACATGGCGGCGCGCGGCATCGAAGTGCGCCTGTGA
- the hisI gene encoding phosphoribosyl-AMP cyclohydrolase codes for MSDLDPALPWLDALKWDADGMIPAIAQGESGRIVMFAWMNRDSLQETVRSGNAVYWSRSRQRLWRKGEESGHFQKVKSIRTDCDGDVLLLAIEQVGGIACHTGRASCFFNELHGERWVPVDPVLKDPKEIYAR; via the coding sequence GTGAGCGATCTCGACCCCGCGCTGCCGTGGCTCGACGCGCTCAAGTGGGACGCCGACGGCATGATTCCGGCGATCGCCCAGGGCGAGAGCGGGCGGATCGTGATGTTCGCCTGGATGAATCGCGATTCGCTGCAGGAAACCGTGCGCAGCGGCAACGCGGTATACTGGTCGCGTTCACGGCAGCGTCTGTGGCGCAAGGGTGAGGAATCGGGCCACTTCCAGAAAGTGAAATCCATCCGCACCGATTGCGACGGCGACGTGCTGTTGCTGGCGATCGAGCAGGTGGGCGGGATCGCCTGCCACACCGGGCGCGCAAGCTGTTTTTTCAACGAGTTGCATGGGGAACGCTGGGTTCCCGTCGATCCGGTTCTAAAAGACCCTAAGGAAATCTACGCAAGATGA
- a CDS encoding phosphoribosyl-ATP diphosphatase, which translates to MGKYDVLHRLSETLAARRHADPESSYTAQLFANGPDSILKKIGEECFELIMAGKEGKRLKIVWESTDVVYHLMVLLAFYGLGADDVLQELRRREGISGIDEKKSRGTGHDHHKKAKDGHK; encoded by the coding sequence ATGGGTAAGTATGATGTCCTGCACCGTCTCTCCGAAACGCTTGCAGCCCGCCGCCACGCCGACCCGGAATCGTCGTACACGGCACAACTCTTCGCCAACGGTCCCGATTCCATCCTGAAAAAGATCGGTGAGGAATGCTTTGAGTTGATCATGGCCGGCAAGGAGGGCAAACGCCTGAAAATCGTCTGGGAATCGACCGACGTGGTCTACCATCTCATGGTGCTTCTCGCGTTCTACGGCTTGGGTGCCGATGACGTGTTGCAGGAACTGCGCCGCCGCGAAGGTATCTCCGGCATCGACGAGAAGAAGTCGCGAGGCACCGGCCACGATCACCATAAGAAGGCGAAGGACGGCCACAAGTGA
- a CDS encoding histidine triad nucleotide-binding protein — protein MNDCIFCKIVAGSIPCQKVFEDDEILAFKDLYPQRPVHFLVIPKRHITSLATATADDVPVLGAMLAKANEIAAAQGSPDGFRVIINNGRVGNQEVPHLHMHVVGGPDPVGPMLKRL, from the coding sequence GTGAACGACTGCATTTTCTGCAAGATCGTCGCTGGCAGCATTCCCTGCCAGAAGGTGTTCGAGGACGACGAAATCCTTGCCTTCAAGGATCTTTATCCGCAGCGCCCGGTCCACTTTCTGGTGATACCGAAAAGGCACATTACTTCGCTGGCGACGGCAACCGCGGACGATGTTCCGGTACTCGGCGCCATGCTGGCCAAGGCCAACGAAATCGCAGCGGCGCAGGGTAGCCCGGACGGCTTCCGCGTCATCATCAACAATGGGCGGGTGGGGAATCAGGAAGTGCCTCACCTGCACATGCATGTCGTGGGCGGACCGGATCCGGTTGGCCCCATGCTCAAACGCCTCTAG
- the tatA gene encoding Sec-independent protein translocase subunit TatA has protein sequence MGSFSIWHWLIVLVIVMLIFGTKKLRNVGQDLGGAVKGFKDGMKDAAATDQPAASAPPEKVGGQTIDVEVKEKTLS, from the coding sequence ATGGGTAGTTTTTCCATCTGGCACTGGTTGATCGTACTGGTTATTGTGATGCTGATCTTTGGCACCAAGAAACTGCGCAACGTCGGGCAGGATCTCGGCGGCGCGGTCAAGGGCTTCAAGGACGGCATGAAGGACGCCGCGGCGACCGACCAGCCGGCCGCCAGTGCACCGCCCGAGAAGGTCGGCGGGCAGACCATCGACGTCGAAGTGAAGGAAAAGACCCTGTCCTGA
- the tatB gene encoding twin-arginine translocase subunit TatB, translated as MFDIAFSELMIIGVVALLVIGPEKLPKVARTLGHLLGRAQRYVNDVKSDISREIQLDELKKLQTEVTESARSIEDSVRKEFDDARSAVEVPAQAAAAELDDAAKQLGEETAAPEPPAADQPGKPAADPPDKPAA; from the coding sequence ATGTTCGATATCGCGTTTTCCGAACTCATGATCATCGGCGTCGTCGCCCTGCTCGTCATCGGGCCGGAGAAGCTGCCCAAGGTGGCGCGCACGCTCGGCCATCTGCTCGGTCGTGCGCAACGCTATGTCAATGACGTCAAGTCTGACATCAGTCGCGAAATCCAGCTCGACGAACTGAAGAAGCTGCAGACCGAGGTCACCGAATCGGCACGCTCGATCGAAGATTCGGTACGCAAGGAATTCGACGACGCGCGCTCGGCCGTCGAAGTGCCGGCCCAGGCGGCGGCTGCCGAACTGGACGATGCAGCGAAGCAACTCGGTGAAGAAACCGCCGCGCCCGAACCGCCAGCCGCCGACCAGCCTGGCAAGCCTGCTGCCGACCCACCGGACAAGCCTGCCGCATGA
- the tatC gene encoding twin-arginine translocase subunit TatC has protein sequence MSDPVQDSPDETSFMSHLVELRDRLLRSVIAVAVMLGILAIYPGPAAIYDFLAAPLTAALPQGTNMIAIGVITPFMVPLKVTAMVAFVAALPFILYQAWAFIAPGLYAHEKRLGIPLIISSTLLFMLGIAFCYYFVFGQVFSFIASFAPKSITPAPDIEAYLSFVMTMFLAFGVAFEVPVALVVLVKMGVVTVEKLKEWRSYFIVGAFIVAAVVTPPDVVSQLALAIPMCLLYELGILAARFVSRPAPAEPVAVDPESGAKIDTEMDSAEEEFRKLSGK, from the coding sequence ATGAGCGATCCAGTGCAGGATTCGCCGGACGAAACATCGTTCATGTCGCACCTCGTCGAACTGCGCGACCGCCTGTTGCGCAGCGTGATCGCGGTCGCGGTCATGCTCGGCATCCTGGCCATCTATCCGGGGCCGGCGGCCATCTACGACTTTCTCGCGGCGCCGCTCACCGCAGCCTTACCGCAAGGCACGAACATGATCGCGATCGGCGTCATCACGCCGTTCATGGTGCCGCTCAAGGTGACCGCCATGGTCGCCTTCGTCGCGGCCCTGCCGTTCATCCTCTACCAGGCCTGGGCTTTCATCGCGCCAGGGCTCTATGCGCACGAAAAGCGGCTTGGCATTCCGCTGATTATTTCGAGCACTCTCCTGTTCATGCTCGGCATCGCCTTCTGTTACTACTTCGTCTTCGGGCAGGTCTTCAGCTTCATTGCCAGCTTTGCGCCGAAAAGCATCACGCCGGCTCCTGATATCGAGGCCTACCTGTCGTTCGTGATGACCATGTTCCTCGCTTTCGGCGTCGCCTTCGAAGTTCCGGTGGCGCTCGTCGTGCTGGTCAAGATGGGCGTGGTGACAGTGGAAAAGCTGAAGGAGTGGCGTTCCTATTTCATCGTCGGCGCCTTCATCGTCGCCGCCGTGGTGACGCCACCCGATGTGGTATCGCAACTGGCGCTGGCGATCCCAATGTGCCTGCTTTACGAACTGGGCATCCTGGCGGCGCGTTTTGTCTCCAGACCGGCGCCAGCGGAGCCGGTTGCGGTCGACCCCGAATCCGGGGCAAAAATCGATACCGAGATGGACAGCGCGGAGGAGGAATTCCGCAAGCTCTCCGGCAAGTAG